The following proteins come from a genomic window of Lachnoclostridium phytofermentans ISDg:
- the rnhA gene encoding ribonuclease HI, with product MKVTIYTDGAARGNPDGPGGYGTILSYIDSTGVEHIREYSGGYKKTTNNRMELMAAIVGLEALTKPCVVTLYSDSQYVVKAFNEHWLDGWIKKGWKRGKNEPVKNVDLWKRLLAAKNQHDVTFCWVKGHDGHPQNERCDVLATTAADGGNLADDNVVE from the coding sequence ATGAAGGTTACCATTTATACAGATGGTGCCGCCAGAGGAAACCCAGATGGTCCCGGTGGATACGGAACCATCTTATCTTATATAGATTCTACTGGTGTAGAACATATTAGGGAATACTCGGGTGGTTATAAAAAAACAACAAATAACCGAATGGAGCTCATGGCAGCCATTGTCGGTCTTGAGGCTTTAACGAAGCCTTGTGTGGTGACGCTTTATTCGGATTCACAATATGTAGTGAAAGCATTTAATGAACACTGGCTTGATGGCTGGATAAAAAAGGGTTGGAAACGTGGCAAGAATGAGCCTGTAAAAAACGTTGATTTATGGAAGCGCTTACTTGCTGCTAAAAATCAACACGATGTTACCTTTTGCTGGGTGAAAGGACACGACGGACATCCGCAAAATGAACGCTGCGATGTACTTGCGACAACAGCAGCAGATGGTGGAAATTTGGCAGATGATAACGTAGTCGAATAA
- a CDS encoding C40 family peptidase, protein MKQAIKKVTTVMTIAAVLVCSSQAITTKAEEIKEEKSLGGLSKVLDDYNNEGISKKSDYTTLLSTQISIPENIAIAKCNDYVNIREKAGTSYNIVGILTKDSYGIVLEVTDGWAKIQSGSVTGYVSTDYLYMGTEGVAKAKELASLLATVTANSVNVRKEPSTLTRDNIIEEVVKGEDLAVLSAEVVTKNDPGAVLWVKVALDDSEGEEVIGYVAKDYVDVGFKWKSASKVDIEVANSSPLRYNLVNESKKYIGLRYVWGGTSLTTGADCSGFVWAVYKKCGLNASSIGLPRTSSEMASGGTKVTSATIKPGDLVFYGDSSGRVNHVAMYIGNNQVIHESGRQTGCKISNMYYRKVVTMRSYLQ, encoded by the coding sequence ATGAAGCAGGCTATAAAGAAAGTAACGACAGTCATGACTATAGCAGCGGTTTTAGTTTGTTCTTCGCAAGCTATCACTACGAAGGCAGAAGAAATAAAAGAGGAAAAATCCTTAGGTGGATTATCTAAAGTTTTAGATGACTATAACAACGAAGGTATCTCAAAAAAATCAGATTATACAACTTTATTATCCACTCAGATTTCTATTCCCGAGAATATAGCAATTGCGAAATGCAATGATTATGTTAATATAAGAGAAAAAGCAGGCACCTCCTATAATATCGTCGGTATCTTAACAAAAGATTCATACGGTATTGTTTTAGAAGTTACAGATGGATGGGCAAAGATACAATCTGGCTCTGTAACAGGATACGTTTCAACGGATTATCTCTATATGGGAACGGAAGGTGTAGCAAAGGCAAAAGAGTTAGCTAGTCTATTAGCAACTGTTACAGCAAACTCTGTTAATGTAAGAAAAGAACCATCTACCCTCACAAGAGATAATATAATCGAGGAAGTAGTAAAAGGAGAAGACCTCGCAGTATTAAGTGCAGAGGTAGTTACGAAAAATGACCCAGGTGCTGTTCTCTGGGTAAAGGTTGCATTGGATGATTCTGAAGGAGAAGAAGTCATTGGATATGTAGCAAAGGATTATGTCGATGTAGGATTCAAATGGAAATCTGCTTCTAAAGTAGATATTGAAGTTGCGAACTCTTCACCGTTACGATATAACTTAGTGAATGAATCGAAAAAATACATAGGATTACGTTATGTTTGGGGTGGTACTAGTTTAACCACAGGTGCAGATTGCTCCGGATTTGTATGGGCTGTCTATAAAAAGTGCGGATTGAATGCATCAAGTATTGGACTTCCAAGAACCTCTTCTGAAATGGCTAGTGGAGGGACCAAAGTTACCAGTGCAACAATTAAACCAGGAGATTTAGTTTTCTATGGTGACAGTAGCGGACGTGTAAATCATGTAGCGATGTATATTGGAAACAATCAAGTAATTCATGAGAGTGGAAGACAAACAGGCTGTAAGATTTCTAATATGTATTATCGTAAAGTAGTTACAATGAGAAGTTATTTACAGTAG
- the mutS gene encoding DNA mismatch repair protein MutS, which produces MAQLTPMMQQYVETKEQYKDCILFYRLGDFYEMFFEDALVASKELEITLTGKNCGQEERAPMCGIPYHAAEGYISKLIGKGYKVAICEQVEDPKLAKGIVKREVIRIVTPGTNLNTQTLDETRNNYLMGIIFTDEHCGISTVDITTGDYYVTEVENNRKILDEIYKYTPSEIVCNPEFFHCGLDVEDLKNRYQIAVSTFEDWYYDSEQSVKTLKEHFKVGSLDGLGLKDYSVGVNAAGAILKYLYNTQKNSLSHLTHITPYVTSRYMVIDSSSRRNLELTETLREKQKRGSLLWVLDKTKTAMGARMLRSFVEQPLITMDEISARYDAISELNDNVITREEIREYLNYIYDLERLMGKISYKSANPRDLIAFASSLSMLPHIKYLLSTCESALLKQIHEEMDALDDLQNLIDRSIAEEPPIGIKEGGIIKEGFHTEVDTLRKAKTEGKVWLAELEAKEKEQTGIKNLKVKYNRVFGYYLEVTNSYANLVPENWIRKQTLSNAERYTTPELKELEDKILNAEDRLFSLEYDLFAEIRDQIAEEVKRIQKTAKAVANIDAFASLAYVAERNQFIRPELNTNGTIDIKEGRHPVVEQMIPNDMFVSNDTYLDNAEKRISIITGPNMAGKSTYMRQTALIVLMAQVGSFVPASYANIGIVDRIFTRVGASDDLASGQSTFMVEMTEVANILRNATKNSLLILDEIGRGTSTFDGLSIAWAVIEHISNTSMLGAKTLFATHYHELTELEGKISGVNNYCIAVKEQGEDIVFLRKIIGGGADKSYGIQVAKLAGVPNSVLVRAREIVDQLSENDIAEKARHIVSAAEISNLTPETEGEVNTNKMYTTKVNATEVITTEVNTAKMNTTEMVSNQESVEQPRNFGQMSFFITEDTKQKKASSEFSEKLVQEINQFDLANMTPVEALLKLDKLQKKIRSHT; this is translated from the coding sequence ATGGCACAACTAACTCCAATGATGCAGCAATATGTGGAGACAAAAGAACAATATAAGGATTGTATTCTTTTTTATCGTTTGGGTGACTTCTATGAAATGTTCTTTGAAGATGCCTTAGTAGCCTCTAAGGAATTAGAGATAACCTTAACCGGGAAGAATTGCGGGCAAGAGGAAAGAGCTCCTATGTGTGGGATACCTTACCATGCCGCAGAAGGGTATATTTCTAAGCTAATTGGGAAGGGATATAAAGTTGCGATCTGTGAACAAGTAGAAGATCCTAAGTTAGCGAAAGGAATTGTAAAACGAGAGGTTATCCGTATCGTTACGCCTGGAACGAATCTAAATACCCAGACATTAGATGAAACGAGAAATAATTATCTTATGGGAATTATCTTTACCGACGAACATTGCGGTATATCAACGGTTGATATTACAACAGGTGATTACTACGTAACTGAGGTCGAGAACAACCGTAAGATTTTAGATGAAATATATAAATATACACCTTCGGAAATTGTTTGTAATCCAGAATTTTTTCACTGTGGGCTAGATGTTGAAGATTTAAAAAATAGATATCAGATAGCAGTATCCACCTTTGAGGACTGGTATTATGACAGCGAACAAAGTGTTAAGACATTAAAGGAACATTTTAAAGTAGGCTCTTTAGACGGTCTAGGATTAAAAGATTATTCTGTCGGGGTGAATGCAGCTGGTGCTATCTTAAAGTACCTTTATAACACTCAGAAGAATTCACTTAGTCATTTGACACATATAACGCCATACGTTACAAGTCGCTATATGGTGATAGACAGTTCCAGTAGAAGAAATCTAGAATTGACGGAGACACTTCGTGAAAAGCAAAAACGAGGGTCTCTTCTTTGGGTATTAGATAAAACAAAAACAGCCATGGGAGCTAGAATGCTCCGTAGTTTTGTAGAACAGCCACTGATCACAATGGATGAGATTTCAGCTCGTTATGATGCGATTTCAGAACTGAACGACAATGTGATAACGCGGGAAGAAATACGAGAATACTTAAATTACATTTATGATTTGGAACGCTTGATGGGAAAAATCAGCTATAAGAGTGCAAATCCAAGAGATTTAATTGCCTTTGCTTCTTCACTATCTATGCTTCCACATATCAAATACTTGTTATCAACCTGCGAATCCGCATTGTTAAAACAAATTCATGAGGAGATGGATGCTCTTGATGACTTACAAAACTTAATTGATCGCTCTATAGCAGAAGAACCACCGATTGGAATCAAAGAGGGTGGCATCATAAAAGAAGGTTTCCATACAGAAGTTGATACCCTTCGAAAAGCGAAAACAGAAGGGAAAGTATGGCTTGCAGAACTGGAAGCGAAAGAAAAAGAGCAGACAGGAATTAAGAATCTAAAGGTAAAATACAATCGTGTCTTTGGATATTACCTAGAAGTGACGAATTCTTATGCAAATCTGGTACCGGAAAACTGGATAAGAAAGCAAACGTTATCAAATGCCGAACGTTATACAACACCAGAACTTAAGGAATTAGAAGATAAGATATTAAATGCAGAGGATCGTTTATTCTCTCTTGAGTATGATTTATTTGCCGAAATTAGAGATCAAATCGCTGAAGAAGTAAAACGAATTCAAAAAACTGCAAAAGCGGTAGCGAACATTGATGCGTTTGCTTCACTTGCCTATGTTGCAGAAAGAAATCAATTTATCCGTCCTGAGTTAAATACCAACGGAACGATTGACATAAAAGAGGGAAGACATCCAGTTGTAGAACAAATGATACCAAACGATATGTTTGTGTCAAATGATACGTATCTTGATAATGCTGAGAAAAGAATCTCCATTATCACAGGTCCTAACATGGCTGGTAAATCTACCTATATGAGACAAACAGCGTTAATTGTATTAATGGCTCAAGTAGGAAGCTTTGTTCCTGCATCTTATGCAAACATTGGTATTGTTGATCGTATTTTTACCAGGGTAGGTGCGTCTGATGATTTAGCAAGCGGTCAGAGTACCTTTATGGTGGAGATGACGGAGGTGGCGAATATCCTTCGAAATGCTACGAAAAACAGTTTATTAATCTTAGATGAAATTGGCCGTGGTACGAGTACGTTTGACGGACTAAGTATTGCATGGGCAGTTATTGAACATATCAGTAATACATCAATGCTTGGTGCAAAGACATTATTTGCGACGCATTACCATGAGTTAACAGAATTAGAAGGCAAGATATCCGGTGTTAATAATTACTGCATTGCGGTGAAAGAACAAGGAGAAGATATTGTCTTTCTTCGAAAGATTATAGGAGGCGGAGCGGATAAGAGTTATGGCATTCAAGTTGCAAAACTTGCCGGTGTTCCAAACTCGGTATTAGTAAGAGCAAGAGAAATTGTGGATCAGCTAAGTGAGAATGACATTGCAGAAAAAGCAAGACATATTGTGTCTGCTGCGGAAATTTCCAATCTTACACCAGAAACCGAAGGCGAAGTGAATACCAATAAAATGTATACCACTAAAGTGAATGCAACTGAAGTGATTACAACTGAAGTGAATACAGCTAAAATGAATACCACTGAAATGGTAAGTAATCAGGAGTCTGTAGAACAGCCAAGAAACTTTGGCCAGATGTCATTTTTCATAACAGAAGATACAAAACAGAAAAAAGCGTCCTCAGAATTTTCTGAAAAGTTAGTGCAGGAAATAAATCAGTTTGACCTTGCCAATATGACTCCGGTGGAAGCATTGTTAAAATTGGATAAATTACAGAAAAAAATACGTTCTCACACTTAA
- a CDS encoding MutS-related protein has product MLPVMLIIIACVVGIVIKIEYDKTNSKKKLIVKLNRQWGDVPKEEFSQEKLNSIATYYKAIQRESGDIDAITWNDLDMDQIFMTVNSTCSAAGEEYLFALLHQPEFSEEKLLERNRLIEFFRTNKEKRLEVQTILSGMGKMRNISVYEYMNRLNNLPRENNATHFFLVLSVAIAVGYIFVDPMIGFLLTAGTVINNIVRYYKRKAEIEKYFQVVTYIIRLLDSAKKLSEVDVEEISKYKDKLSKISKSYAGFRKGAGVVASKNPNGSLADMFLDYIRMIFHIDLIKFNSMMNTFDDKQGELNSVYEILGMIDSMIAVASFRELMEVYCLPKLTKSTKPFLEAENIYHPMLNGPVKNSIKEHSSVLITGSNASGKSTFIKTLAINAILAQTIYTVMSDEYHASFFKVASSMALQDNLYGNESYYIVEIKSLKRILDMLEDEVPTLCFVDEVLRGTNTLERIAASSRILLSLAKGNAMCFAATHDIELTHILEKYYSNYHFREQVVDNNILFDYVLYEGRAVSKNAIKLLSIIGYTDDIIDAATDSANEFLENGEWKVIE; this is encoded by the coding sequence ATGCTGCCTGTAATGTTGATAATTATTGCTTGTGTTGTTGGTATTGTAATAAAAATAGAATACGATAAGACAAACAGTAAAAAGAAATTAATCGTGAAATTAAACCGCCAATGGGGTGATGTACCAAAAGAAGAATTTAGTCAAGAAAAATTAAATTCAATCGCTACTTACTATAAAGCAATTCAAAGGGAATCTGGAGATATTGATGCTATTACGTGGAATGACCTTGATATGGACCAGATTTTTATGACGGTAAACAGCACCTGTAGTGCTGCTGGTGAAGAATATTTATTTGCTTTACTTCATCAACCGGAATTCTCGGAAGAAAAATTATTGGAACGTAACCGATTGATTGAGTTTTTCCGTACAAACAAAGAAAAACGTTTGGAAGTACAGACAATTCTATCTGGTATGGGTAAGATGCGAAACATTAGCGTATATGAATATATGAATCGCCTCAATAACCTTCCAAGAGAAAACAATGCTACTCATTTCTTTTTAGTACTTTCTGTAGCAATTGCAGTAGGCTATATCTTTGTAGATCCTATGATTGGATTTTTATTAACTGCAGGTACAGTAATTAATAATATTGTTCGTTACTATAAGCGTAAGGCTGAGATTGAAAAGTATTTTCAAGTTGTGACTTATATTATCAGATTATTAGATAGTGCTAAGAAGTTAAGTGAAGTTGATGTTGAAGAAATTAGCAAATATAAGGACAAGCTTAGTAAGATTTCCAAAAGCTATGCAGGATTTCGTAAAGGGGCAGGAGTGGTTGCTTCAAAAAATCCGAATGGAAGTCTTGCAGATATGTTTTTAGATTATATTCGTATGATTTTTCATATCGATTTAATCAAATTTAATTCGATGATGAATACCTTTGATGATAAACAAGGAGAATTAAACAGTGTCTATGAAATTTTAGGTATGATTGATAGTATGATAGCAGTTGCATCTTTTCGTGAATTAATGGAGGTATATTGTCTTCCTAAGCTTACAAAGAGTACGAAACCGTTTCTTGAAGCAGAAAATATCTATCATCCGATGTTAAATGGACCGGTTAAAAATAGCATCAAAGAACACAGTAGTGTATTAATTACAGGTTCGAATGCATCTGGTAAATCTACTTTCATAAAGACACTTGCAATCAACGCAATTTTAGCACAGACAATTTATACGGTTATGAGTGACGAATACCATGCAAGCTTTTTCAAGGTTGCATCTTCCATGGCGTTACAGGATAACCTTTATGGCAATGAAAGTTACTATATTGTTGAAATCAAATCCTTAAAGAGAATTCTTGATATGCTAGAGGATGAAGTTCCAACTTTATGCTTCGTCGATGAGGTGCTTCGTGGTACAAATACTTTAGAGCGTATTGCAGCGTCTTCCCGTATTTTATTAAGTTTAGCAAAAGGAAATGCAATGTGTTTTGCAGCGACTCATGATATCGAGTTAACGCATATCCTTGAGAAGTACTATTCCAATTATCACTTTAGGGAACAGGTTGTGGATAATAATATATTATTCGATTATGTTTTATATGAAGGCAGAGCAGTTTCTAAAAATGCGATTAAACTTCTTAGTATCATTGGTTATACCGACGATATTATTGATGCTGCTACAGATTCTGCAAATGAATTTTTAGAGAATGGGGAATGGAAGGTTATCGAATAG
- the miaA gene encoding tRNA (adenosine(37)-N6)-dimethylallyltransferase MiaA: MQPLVILTGPTAVGKTKLSIDLAKSINGEIISADSMQVYRHMDIGTAKITPEEMEGVTHYLVDEFEPDEEFNVVKFKDCAKEAIREIYSKGKVPIIVGGTGFYIQAVLKDIDFTENDSDTPYRKELEELAQTEGAIKLHDILKQCDPVAAEAIHPNNIKRTIRAIEYFKLTGEPISKHNEEQRGNESPYQYAYFVLNNDREILYENIDLRVDKMLDAGLVKEVLWLKEQGYDRSLVSMQGLGYKEIYAYLEGECSLEETVYLLKRDTRHFAKRQLTWFKREQDVIWLSKKDYNSDASILTEMVKILTEKEIIK; this comes from the coding sequence TTGCAACCATTGGTCATTCTAACAGGACCGACGGCAGTTGGAAAAACAAAATTATCGATTGATTTAGCAAAAAGTATCAATGGAGAAATCATATCTGCTGATTCCATGCAGGTGTATCGCCATATGGACATCGGAACAGCAAAAATCACACCAGAAGAGATGGAAGGTGTGACACATTATCTTGTGGATGAATTTGAGCCAGACGAAGAATTTAACGTGGTTAAGTTTAAGGACTGTGCAAAGGAAGCAATTAGAGAGATCTATTCAAAAGGAAAGGTCCCGATTATCGTAGGGGGAACTGGTTTTTATATACAAGCAGTCCTAAAGGACATAGATTTTACAGAAAATGATTCGGATACACCGTATCGGAAAGAACTTGAGGAGCTTGCTCAAACAGAGGGTGCGATAAAATTACACGATATATTAAAGCAATGTGATCCAGTAGCAGCCGAAGCTATTCATCCTAATAATATAAAACGTACGATAAGGGCAATAGAGTATTTTAAATTAACAGGGGAACCAATATCAAAACATAATGAGGAGCAAAGAGGGAATGAATCACCTTACCAATATGCCTATTTTGTTTTAAATAATGACCGTGAAATTCTGTATGAAAACATCGATCTTCGAGTGGATAAGATGCTTGATGCAGGTTTGGTAAAGGAAGTCCTTTGGTTAAAAGAACAGGGATATGATCGCTCTCTTGTTAGTATGCAAGGATTAGGTTATAAGGAAATCTATGCCTATCTGGAGGGGGAATGTTCTCTTGAGGAGACAGTTTATTTATTAAAAAGAGACACCAGACATTTTGCTAAGAGACAGCTTACTTGGTTTAAACGAGAGCAGGATGTAATCTGGTTATCGAAAAAAGATTATAACAGTGATGCCAGCATCCTTACCGAGATGGTAAAGATATTAACAGAAAAAGAAATCATAAAGTAG
- the spoIVA gene encoding stage IV sporulation protein A: protein MDNFNVYKDIKARTNGEIYIGVVGPVRTGKSTFIKRFMDLIVIPNIEDVHSRERAIDELPQSAQGKTVMTTEPKFIPKEAVDIQVLGDVDLSVRMIDCVGYMVEGALGHTENEQERLVKTPWFDYEIPFTQAAELGTKKVINDHSTIGIVVTCDGSFGEIPRDNYVVPEERTIEELKRIGKPFVVLLNSNHPLSEDTKLLSEKLSEKYDVMVMPINCEQLKKEDINKILSNVLSVFPITEISFYLPKWIEMFPRDHYIKKSIIETAKEMLRKLRLMKDVNDENCKVDNPYINEFKVDKMVMEDGSVRMIVDIDNRFYYDIISEMTGIPVSGEYEFMKMIKELAARKQEYEKVSSACEQVKHKGYGVVSPSQNEIVIEEPQVIRHGNKYGVKIKANAPSVHMIQANIETEIAPIVGTEEQALDLIAYMKEQAQTSPEGIWETNIFGKTMKQLVDEGIASKINKMNDDSQMKLQETMQRIINESNGGLICIII from the coding sequence ATGGATAATTTTAATGTATACAAAGACATCAAAGCCCGAACCAATGGAGAAATATATATCGGTGTTGTTGGCCCGGTTCGAACGGGAAAATCCACTTTCATCAAGAGATTTATGGATTTGATAGTAATACCGAATATAGAGGATGTACATAGTAGAGAGCGTGCCATTGATGAATTGCCACAGAGTGCTCAAGGGAAAACAGTAATGACAACAGAACCAAAGTTCATACCGAAGGAAGCAGTTGACATTCAAGTTCTTGGTGATGTTGATTTATCCGTTCGTATGATTGATTGTGTTGGTTACATGGTGGAAGGTGCTCTTGGTCATACGGAGAATGAACAGGAACGTTTGGTAAAGACTCCTTGGTTTGATTATGAGATTCCGTTTACTCAAGCAGCAGAACTTGGGACGAAGAAGGTTATTAATGATCACTCTACCATTGGAATTGTCGTAACTTGTGATGGAAGCTTTGGTGAAATTCCAAGAGATAACTACGTAGTGCCAGAAGAGAGAACGATTGAAGAGCTAAAAAGGATTGGAAAACCATTTGTAGTTTTATTAAATTCCAATCATCCTTTGTCAGAGGATACCAAACTGTTATCTGAAAAGTTAAGTGAAAAATATGATGTTATGGTAATGCCAATCAATTGCGAACAATTAAAGAAAGAAGATATCAACAAGATTCTTAGCAATGTTTTATCCGTATTCCCAATTACAGAAATCAGCTTTTATCTTCCAAAATGGATTGAGATGTTTCCTAGAGATCATTACATTAAAAAATCAATTATTGAAACAGCGAAAGAGATGCTTCGAAAGCTTCGTCTAATGAAAGATGTTAATGATGAAAACTGTAAGGTAGACAATCCATATATTAATGAGTTTAAAGTAGATAAGATGGTAATGGAAGATGGGAGTGTCAGGATGATCGTTGACATTGATAATCGCTTCTATTACGACATTATTAGCGAAATGACAGGGATCCCTGTAAGCGGTGAATACGAATTCATGAAGATGATTAAAGAGCTTGCAGCAAGAAAACAAGAATACGAGAAAGTTAGTAGTGCTTGCGAACAAGTAAAGCATAAAGGTTATGGAGTGGTATCTCCTTCCCAAAATGAAATTGTTATTGAAGAACCGCAAGTAATTCGCCATGGTAATAAATATGGTGTTAAGATTAAAGCTAACGCTCCTTCTGTGCATATGATTCAGGCCAATATTGAAACAGAAATTGCTCCTATCGTTGGAACCGAAGAGCAAGCACTTGACTTAATCGCGTATATGAAGGAACAAGCACAGACTTCTCCAGAAGGTATCTGGGAGACGAATATCTTTGGTAAAACGATGAAACAGTTAGTGGATGAAGGAATTGCTTCCAAGATTAATAAAATGAATGATGACAGTCAAATGAAACTTCAAGAAACCATGCAAAGAATTATCAATGAAAGCAATGGTGGATTGATTTGTATTATCATTTAA
- the mutL gene encoding DNA mismatch repair endonuclease MutL: MAKIALLDQSTINQIAAGEVVERPASVVKELIENAIDAGATAVTAEIKDGGISFIRITDNGAGIEKDDIPTAFLRHSTSKIQSIEDLLTIGSLGFRGEALSSIASVAQVELVTKTRTAFTGIRYLIEGGEEQSMTEIGCPDGTTFIVRNLFFNTPARRKFLKSAMTEASYISDLMERLAVSHPDISFKFINNNKTVLHTFGNSQLKDIIYHVYGRTIAAEVVTVENGNEHISISGYIGKPIISRGNRNYENYFINGRYIKSNIINKAIEEAYRPYSMQHKYPFTAIHFSINPEFIDVNVHPTKMEVRFHNFEELYQLTLNTIRDALNSTNMIPKVSLSEEKESIKKEAVSAPEPFEENRRKLEKETRERSHTTDYQVSKGRNVSCNLTQIDPKKEIDPAIKETEIGRLREVTLQGNLKNIEEQKLSEGDSSYRTAAEHASYMESTYAQNETMNTPSISYDIEKETVTSNIAEEISQISLFPQKEEIIEKENLPKELSLLSEEGIRQARIIGQAFKTYWFIELENQLYIIDQHAAHEKVLYESTMKRLKEKETMSQQLCPPVILTLNLREEEAIKTHREFLSMLGFEIEPFGGKEYAVSAVPADMFGLAGERLLIEFIDDLVEEISRGTPDVILEKIASLSCKAAVKGNYNLSVEEANELLKQLLTLENPFHCPHGRPIIISMTKYELEKKFKRVL, from the coding sequence ATGGCAAAGATAGCATTATTAGATCAAAGTACGATAAATCAAATTGCAGCAGGTGAAGTTGTGGAACGCCCCGCTTCCGTGGTAAAAGAATTAATTGAGAATGCCATTGATGCTGGTGCAACCGCAGTTACCGCTGAGATTAAGGATGGCGGGATAAGTTTTATTCGAATCACTGACAATGGAGCAGGAATAGAAAAAGACGATATTCCAACGGCCTTTCTAAGGCATTCCACGAGTAAAATTCAGAGCATCGAAGATTTATTAACGATTGGGAGCCTTGGGTTTCGTGGAGAAGCATTATCCAGTATCGCGTCCGTAGCTCAGGTGGAGCTTGTTACGAAAACAAGAACTGCTTTCACAGGGATACGATATCTAATTGAAGGTGGAGAAGAACAGAGCATGACAGAGATTGGTTGCCCTGACGGAACTACGTTTATTGTTCGAAATTTGTTTTTTAACACTCCTGCAAGAAGAAAATTTTTGAAATCTGCGATGACGGAAGCGTCCTATATCAGTGACTTGATGGAACGCCTTGCTGTTTCGCATCCGGATATATCCTTTAAGTTCATTAATAATAACAAGACGGTTCTTCATACATTTGGAAACAGTCAATTAAAAGATATCATATACCATGTTTACGGCAGAACTATAGCAGCGGAAGTTGTTACGGTTGAGAATGGAAATGAACATATCAGTATCAGTGGTTATATTGGAAAACCAATCATCTCCAGAGGAAATCGTAATTATGAAAACTATTTTATTAATGGTAGATATATAAAAAGCAATATTATTAATAAAGCGATAGAAGAGGCATATCGTCCATATTCTATGCAACATAAATATCCATTTACTGCGATACATTTTAGTATAAATCCAGAATTTATTGATGTTAATGTTCATCCAACGAAGATGGAGGTTCGCTTCCATAACTTTGAAGAACTCTATCAGTTAACCTTGAATACCATAAGGGATGCGCTTAACAGTACGAATATGATTCCAAAGGTTAGCCTATCAGAGGAAAAAGAATCTATAAAAAAAGAGGCAGTGAGTGCTCCGGAGCCTTTTGAGGAAAATCGAAGAAAGCTTGAGAAGGAAACACGCGAGCGTAGCCATACGACGGATTATCAAGTGTCAAAGGGAAGAAATGTATCATGTAACCTAACACAGATAGATCCCAAGAAAGAAATAGACCCTGCTATTAAGGAAACAGAGATTGGCCGTTTAAGAGAGGTTACTCTCCAAGGAAATTTAAAAAATATAGAAGAACAGAAGTTAAGCGAAGGTGATTCCTCTTATAGGACAGCAGCTGAACATGCTTCCTATATGGAAAGTACTTATGCTCAGAATGAAACAATGAACACGCCTTCAATATCCTATGATATAGAAAAAGAAACAGTTACAAGTAATATAGCAGAAGAAATCAGTCAGATTTCGTTATTTCCTCAAAAAGAGGAAATAATTGAGAAAGAGAATTTACCAAAGGAGCTTTCGCTTTTATCAGAAGAAGGTATAAGACAAGCTCGTATTATTGGTCAAGCATTTAAAACTTATTGGTTTATAGAACTTGAAAATCAATTATATATCATAGATCAACATGCTGCTCATGAAAAAGTATTGTATGAATCTACGATGAAACGATTAAAAGAGAAGGAGACGATGTCTCAGCAACTCTGTCCACCAGTCATTCTAACCTTAAATCTTAGGGAGGAAGAAGCAATTAAAACACATAGGGAATTTTTAAGCATGCTTGGTTTTGAAATTGAACCATTTGGTGGGAAAGAGTATGCAGTCAGTGCTGTTCCAGCCGATATGTTTGGACTTGCTGGGGAGCGTTTATTAATCGAGTTCATTGATGATTTAGTAGAAGAGATTTCAAGAGGTACTCCTGATGTGATTTTAGAAAAGATTGCATCGTTATCCTGTAAAGCAGCAGTAAAAGGAAATTATAATTTAAGCGTGGAAGAAGCAAACGAGTTATTGAAACAATTATTAACCTTAGAAAATCCTTTTCATTGTCCACATGGACGACCAATTATCATTTCGATGACGAAGTATGAATTGGAGAAAAAATTTAAGAGAGTGCTATAG